The nucleotide window TTGGCCTTATTTCGATTATCAGGTCAGATACAGATTCCTCTGGCAACATTAAAGCAAGTAATCGAAGGCACCTTCCGTATTTCCGGCGAGAAATTACCCGGATTCTCCAGCAAACGGGTCGGTGGCAGCCGGCAACGCTCAATGGCCACAAAGTCAGGTGCCAAAGCTGGGTTGACGTGACTCTTAATCCTGAGTCAAACTAAGCTTCCGCCGGTGCTGGAGGGCGTCCGGTCTGTAACCTCGGCTGGTTTGCTCAGTTACCCCGGCGCTGCCCTTTCGTTGGTTGCTCGTGCAGCTATTTTCTGTCGGTTATCTACTTACTGTACCTATGAAGCTTACAATTCTGGTCCTGCTGATCTGTAGTGTTTTTTCAAGTCAGGCCCGGGCCCAAAACCGACCGGGGCCAGCGTCCGGCACATCCAGTCCCGCATTCTGAAGGAGCAGCGTACCTATACGGTGTATGTGCCCAGAGCGCGCAGGATTCCCTGGTAGGCCGGCAGCGCTACCCGGTGCTCTACGTGCTGGATGGGGAAACCCAGTTTCAGAGCACGGCCACCATGTTGGAGCAGCTCAGCGGGCAGCGGGTATTGCCCGAAGCCATTATCGTGGCCGTGCACAATACCGACCGAATCCGGGACCTGACACCTACCCACATTGAGTCGGGCCTGTACATGGACCGGCGGGGCGCGGCTACCTCGGGTGGGGGTGAGGCCTTTACCCGCTTTTTGCAGCAGGAGCTGATTCCCCGCATTGACTCGACCTACGCCACGGCTCCCTACCGTATGCTGATCGGCACCTCCCTGGGCGGGCTCTTCGTGGTTAATACGCTGCTGCACCACCCCGACCTGTTTCAGAGCTACGTCGCCATCGACCCGAGCCTGTGGTGGGATGATACCAAGCTGGTGCGGGAGGCCGGCAGTCTGCTGGCCCAGCCCAAATTTGCCGGTAAAACCCTGTACCTGCCCGTGGCTACGGCCTTCAAAGAGGTAGGCGACACGGTGGCCGCCGGAACTCGCAATACTGTGGAGCGCCGCGCCTTTCTGGCCGTCCCCGATTTTATTGCCGAGCTAAAGAAGCACCCCGCCAGCGGCCTGCGGTGGTCGGCCAAATACTACCGCACCGAAGGGCACAACTCCGTGCCCCTGCCCGGTACCTACGACGGACTGCGTCACGCCTTTAGTGCCCACAACCGCCTCTCCATCGACAACGTGGCCCTGCTGGAGCCGGCCGTGAGCAAGCTCAGTCCCAGGGCTATTCAAGATTCGCTGGTGGCGGTGTGCCAGGTAGTTTCCCGGCAGCTGGGCTATACCGTGCGGCCTCCGGAGGCTCTGGTCAACCGCCTGGGCTACACCTATCTGGGCCGGAAAGACCTGGCGGCGGCCCGGGCCTTCTTCCAGCTAAACCAGCAGAACTACCCCGACAGCTTCAACGTCTACGACGCTCTGGGCGACTACTACAGTGCCCTCGGCGACAAGAAGAGCGCCGCCCGGGAGTTCAGCAAAGCCCTGACCATCTATAAGTACCCCGACACCCGGCAAAAGCTGCAGGCCCTGCAAACCAAGGCCGTAGGCAAGGCTGGCCGGTAGCTGCCCGCAAGCAGTAGCAACGGGGAGCGGGGCTAGATTTCGGCCCCCGGGCGGTGCTGGGGCGTATACTTCTGGTTGCTCTACCCTTTATGACCGCTTTATGCAGTACTTCCACGATACGCTTCTCCGCTACGGCTTTATCCAGCAGCGCCCCGGCTTTTATACCCGCCCCATACCAGCCCGGCCCAGGGTGGCCCCATGTTCTGCACCACCGGCGAAGACGGCCGGCCCCGCAAGATGCTGCTCTGGCAGCGCGGCCGCATCCTGGTACAGGGCGACGTGGTAACGCTGGACGCGTTGGAGCAGGTGCTGCGGCGGGTGCTGGGCGCTGCGGTGGCGTAAGCTGCCAGCGGCCGAAGGCCTCGACTAGCGCACGGTTACCTTGCCTGGACCCAGGCCGATCAGAAAGCTGATGGAGATTTCCAGCCCGCCCGGACCTATTGCTTCGACAAGGTTCTGTCCAGTCAGTGAGCCGGGCCCGAAGCCGGGTATAAGTTCTACGGCGGGGTTGGGACTTAGTATGGCTCCGTAGCCCAGGGCTAGCTGCAGGGCATTGCGCCGAAACTGGTGGTGCAGGCCAGCGCGCAGGTGCAGCAGGGTGCTGGAATGTATGATGTAACGCCCCTTGACTCCATTTGAATCTTCAATGTCCACCGATATGTTGGAGGACGAGTACACCAGGTTGGTACCCGCAAACAGATGATTCCGGCCGCGGCTGGGCACGTAGGCCCGGGTCCCGACGCCAATCTTGGCCCCGCTGGAGCCCAGCCCGACGCCGACATTCGCATCAAGGGCGGGCAGGAGGCGGTAGGCCACTTCAACGCCCCAGCCATAGGGGCGCCCCACCCCAACGAGAGGCCCAGCGTGAGCGGCGGCACGCCCTCACTGACTTGCTGCTGGGCGCCGCCCTGGTACGTAGCGGGCATAGTGGACCGGCTGGTCGGCGGCAGCGTATTCAGCTGCGGCCGCGTCGATTGGCGCACCGTGTCGGCGGTGGTTTGGGCGTGGGCGACGGTGCCTGCGCCTAGTAGCGCTACCAGTAAAGAAGATGCTTGGAGTAAACGATGAAGCTGCATATAGCAATGGGCGGTACAGTAAAAATTAGACCAATAACGGCTAAAAAGTCGTGCTGTCCAAGCTCAGAAAGTTGTCTTGCCTAAGACAGGGAAACGTTAAAAAAGGACTTGCTTGGTTGCTGTTTTATCTAGGGTCGGCAAACAAAGAGATGCTTTTCGTGCGGCGGATTTTATTGTAAAAGATAGAGGGGGGAACATGTCTAGCGGCTGGGCTTCCAGCCCGGCGGCACCGGCTTTTTTCCTTGGGCATCAAATGATATAAAGCCCTTCCTCACTTCCTGATTATTCTTGCTGAAGGTGTGCTGCACGTACGCCGTATCGGTTGGGTTTTCGAAGGAAAAAAAGACGGACCGCATTTCCTCTACCGTGTCGCCTTCCAGAACCGCCGGTACAGTATATATCGAGTAGTAGCGTTGGCCATTAGGATGATATTCGTGCCAATACGATTCCTGGTAGGACCTGCTGGGGTTGAAATCAGCCACTAACCGGCCCGTGCGCGTCAGCCGCTTCCACTTCCCGTACGGAACAAAGGTGTACTTGCCATCGGCTGCGGGCAGTACCCGCAGCGGCCCTTCATCATAATAGGACCTCAGGATGGCCGGGTTGGATTTATGAATCTTCTCGACTATCTCTCCCCGCTGCAAATCTGCCTGCTCCTGCTTGGTTAAATGCCGACGATATTTGCCATCCTCATAGCCGGGCGACAGGGAGCGAAAATAGACGAAACCGCTGCCAGCCAGGGCAAGCGCAAGTACCAACGCAATTGGCCAGTTATCCATTATGCAGTAGTAGAGTAAGTTCGCAGCATTAAATATAGAAGATGCCCTACGCTTGCGCCGGCTTTAGAGGCTAGCGTTTTTCTTCATCGGGGCAAGGCCGGCCACATCTTCTGAGCGCCCGACGCAGCGGCGGCTGAGGGCTAGCGTGCCCTGTCAGAATTCGGAACGGAACTGCAGTGCTAAGATTGCCCGGTAGTCGTTGTTTTGCTGCTGATCAGCAACCCCGCCGCATTATTCTTTATCTTTTGGGCCTGAAACTCCTCCGCTCCCTCACACCCCATAAATGAGTTCTTTCTCCAATCTGTTTCGCCGCAAGGATATCGGCGCTATTCTGCAAAACCCACCGGCCGACGTGGAAGGCCACAGCCACGGCGGCCTGGAGCGCAACCTCTCAGTGCGCGACCTGACGGCTCTGGGCATTGCCGCCGTTATCGGGGCCGGCATTTTCAGCACCATCGGCAATGCCTCCCACGACGGCGGCCCGGCCGTGTCGCTGCTGTTTGTGTTTACGGCCATTGCCTGCGCCTTCTCGGCCTTGTGCTACGCCCAGTTTGCCGCCACCATTCCCATCAGCGGCTCGGCCTACACCTACGCCTACGCCTCCTTCGGGGAGCTCACCGCCTGGATTATCGGCTGGGCCCTTATTATGGAATATGCTGTGGGCAACATCGTAGTGGCCATTTCCTGGTCTGACTACTTTACCGGGCTCATGGACGGAATAGGGGTGCACATACCCAGCTACCTGACCATGGGCACCCAGAGCGCCTACAAAGGCTACCACGAAGTACTGGAGCTGATGCAGAACGGTAAGTCCATCACCGACGTGTCTCCGGCTACCCTGGAAGCCTACAAAACCTGGAACACGGCTCCCACGCTGTTCGGCGACTTCCGCCTCGTCTGCGACCTGCCCGCCTTCCTTATCACCGTGCTGATTACGGCCGTGGTATACGTAGGCATCAAGGAATCCAAGACGGCCTCCAACCTGCTCGTGCTGCTTAAGCTGATTGTGGTGGCCGTGGTTATTGCCGTGGGCGTGTTCTACGTGCAGCCCGCCAACTGGACGCCTTTCGCGCCCAACGGCGTGGCGGGGGTGCTCAAGGGCGTGTCGGCCGTGTTCTTCGCCTACATCGGCTTCGACGCCATTTCGACGACGGCCGAGGAATGCAGAAACCCCCAGCGCGACCTGCCCCGGGCCATGATTTACGCCCTGATTATCTGCACCATTCTCTACGTCATCATCACACTGGTGCTCACCGGCATGGTGTCGTACAAGGAGCTGGGT belongs to Hymenobacter cellulosilyticus and includes:
- a CDS encoding alpha/beta hydrolase-fold protein: MFFQVRPGPKTDRGQRPAHPVPHSEGAAYLYGVCAQSAQDSLVGRQRYPVLYVLDGETQFQSTATMLEQLSGQRVLPEAIIVAVHNTDRIRDLTPTHIESGLYMDRRGAATSGGGEAFTRFLQQELIPRIDSTYATAPYRMLIGTSLGGLFVVNTLLHHPDLFQSYVAIDPSLWWDDTKLVREAGSLLAQPKFAGKTLYLPVATAFKEVGDTVAAGTRNTVERRAFLAVPDFIAELKKHPASGLRWSAKYYRTEGHNSVPLPGTYDGLRHAFSAHNRLSIDNVALLEPAVSKLSPRAIQDSLVAVCQVVSRQLGYTVRPPEALVNRLGYTYLGRKDLAAARAFFQLNQQNYPDSFNVYDALGDYYSALGDKKSAAREFSKALTIYKYPDTRQKLQALQTKAVGKAGR
- a CDS encoding amino acid permease, translating into MSSFSNLFRRKDIGAILQNPPADVEGHSHGGLERNLSVRDLTALGIAAVIGAGIFSTIGNASHDGGPAVSLLFVFTAIACAFSALCYAQFAATIPISGSAYTYAYASFGELTAWIIGWALIMEYAVGNIVVAISWSDYFTGLMDGIGVHIPSYLTMGTQSAYKGYHEVLELMQNGKSITDVSPATLEAYKTWNTAPTLFGDFRLVCDLPAFLITVLITAVVYVGIKESKTASNLLVLLKLIVVAVVIAVGVFYVQPANWTPFAPNGVAGVLKGVSAVFFAYIGFDAISTTAEECRNPQRDLPRAMIYALIICTILYVIITLVLTGMVSYKELGVGDPLAFVFEKVGLPQLAGVVAVSAIFAMASVLLVFQIGQPRIWMSMSRDGLLPPIFGRVHPKFHTPSFSTIVTGFFVGVPALLLNMDLVIDLTSIGTLFAFALVCGGILILDPHGTSEARFKVPYINGQFLLPLIMVIGIVLLFVYNTAAVGKWAVS